Proteins encoded in a region of the Gigantopelta aegis isolate Gae_Host chromosome 13, Gae_host_genome, whole genome shotgun sequence genome:
- the LOC121387074 gene encoding uncharacterized protein LOC121387074, whose translation MKYHHIAIFAVFLSCIYVTALPVSAETDFRHLMEVLGKLRNIVRKRQNSEPSSWSRYKSIAANGRLPLPKLADIQSNVLKESQEDDATDMRKRQGAWSYDYGLGGGRFGKRNYGDYGIGGGRFGRDVDHVDLTD comes from the coding sequence ATGAAGTACCACCATATAGCCATCTTCGCTGTGTTTCTCTCCTGTATTTACGTCACTGCACTTCCGGTATCAGCCGAAACGGATTTCCGGCATCTGATGGAGGTTTTGGGCAAACTGAGGAACATCGTCAGAAAGAGGCAAAACTCCGAGCCTAGCAGTTGGTCCCGCTACAAAAGCATTGCCGCCAATGGGCGTCTACCTCTACCAAAACTAGCAGACATCCAATCTAACGTGTTGAAAGAGTCACAGGAAGATGACGCCACGGACATGCGCAAAAGGCAGGGCGCCTGGAGTTATGATTACGGACTGGGAGGCGGTCGGTTTGGCAAAAGGAATTACGGAGACTATGGAATCGGAGGTGGTCGTTTCGGGCGGGACGTGGATCACGTGGACCTCACGGACTAA